The genomic window TTTGTCAATGGGAAGTGAGTTGGGCAAAGATAGACAGAACGATAACGCATAAAAAAGATTAACACACCTTCCATTGAGAGAAGTTGAAACTCAAAATCGATAGAAAACGGAGTTTCAATGATGGTTAATCTTGGCACACAAAAAACGTCTTTTTTTCATCCCTCCCAAACCAATTTATTACTCTCTACCCAAGCTAGTTATTCAGGAAATGCTACCTTAGAAAAAGATAGTGAAGAAGCTATTATTCGTCCCAGTTATGGGTTAGAAAACTTAGGAATTCATAATATCGGTCGAGTTTATCGCAATTTACCCGTTGCCCAATTAGTTGAACACGCCTTAATCAGAGGAGAAGGAACTCTTGTTGATAACGGTGCCTTATTAGTGGAAACTGGTCAATATACAGGTCGTTCTCCTAACGATCGCTTTATTGTTAAAGAGTCCAGTAGTGAAGCGGAAATTGACTGGAACCAGCATAATGTTGCCATTTCCGAAGCTAAATTTAATCAACTGTATCAAAAAGTTATTGCCTATCTTCAAGGGCGAGATATCTACATTTTTGATGGTTATGTTGGGGCCGATACCAATTATCGTTGTGGTGTACGGATTGTTAATGAATTAGCGTCCCAAAACCTCTTTGTCCATCAATTATTTATTCGACCCTCACCCGAAGAATTAAACCATCATCAAGCAGATTTTACGGTTATTGCTGTACCAGGATTACAGGGAGATCCCCAAAGGGATGACATTCGCAGTGAAGCCTTTATTGTGGTTCATTTACAGAAAAGATTAGTGATAATTGGCGGTTCTCGTTACTCAGGAGAGATCAAAAAATCCGTCTTTTTAATGATGAATTACTTCATGACCAAACGAGATGTCTTGCCCATGCACGGTGCAGCTAATATTGATAAACGAGGTCATACTAACCTCTTTTTCGGCCTATCAGGAACGGGAAAAACCACCCTTTCTGCTGACCCGGACTGTCGTTTAATTGGGGATGATGAACACGGTTGGTCAGAGTCTGGCCTTTTCAATTTTGAAGGGGGATGTTACGCCAAAACCATCCGTTTATCCCAAGAACATGAACCGCAAATCTGGGCTGCTATTAAGTTTGGAACCCTCTTAGAAAATGTCATTGTTGACCCCGAAACCCAAATTCCTGACTACGATGATGGTCGTTTAACGGAAAACACCCGCGCTGCTTATCCCTTGCGCTATATTCCTAACTGTTCCACGTCCGCTATGGGAAGCCATCCCAAAACCATCTTTTTCTTAACGGCTGATGCGTTTGGGGTGTTACCCCCTATTGCCAAACTGACTAAAGAACAGG from Crocosphaera subtropica ATCC 51142 includes these protein-coding regions:
- the pckA gene encoding phosphoenolpyruvate carboxykinase (ATP), with translation MMVNLGTQKTSFFHPSQTNLLLSTQASYSGNATLEKDSEEAIIRPSYGLENLGIHNIGRVYRNLPVAQLVEHALIRGEGTLVDNGALLVETGQYTGRSPNDRFIVKESSSEAEIDWNQHNVAISEAKFNQLYQKVIAYLQGRDIYIFDGYVGADTNYRCGVRIVNELASQNLFVHQLFIRPSPEELNHHQADFTVIAVPGLQGDPQRDDIRSEAFIVVHLQKRLVIIGGSRYSGEIKKSVFLMMNYFMTKRDVLPMHGAANIDKRGHTNLFFGLSGTGKTTLSADPDCRLIGDDEHGWSESGLFNFEGGCYAKTIRLSQEHEPQIWAAIKFGTLLENVIVDPETQIPDYDDGRLTENTRAAYPLRYIPNCSTSAMGSHPKTIFFLTADAFGVLPPIAKLTKEQAMYHFLAGYTSKLAGTERDITAPQATFSACFGQCFFPLSPTVYAEMLGKRLDQHHETNVFLINTGWSGGPYGVGHRIAIKHTRAMVTAALNGQLDQVKYHPHPIFKVLVPEKVTGVPHRILDPQNTWDDAEAYQQQALELAYRFEANFQQFKDVPADIMSAGPVVG